The following proteins are encoded in a genomic region of Rubrobacter xylanophilus DSM 9941:
- a CDS encoding DNA polymerase III subunit alpha, which translates to MAGTSGEFAHLHCHSEYSMLDGASRIRDLVAFAREEGMPGIALTDHGNMYGAVRFYQEATKAGIKPVMGCEVYVTEWGTPMSDRSRSRYYHLTLLARTPEGYKNLMKLSTAGFLHGFYYKPRVDARTLRRHGRGIICLSGCLSAEVPARILEGRLDRARELLLEYAEIFDAVYLEMQDHGLEEQRRVNRGLLRLHRETGLPLVATNDSHYTARSDARMHDVLLCIGTGKFYNDPNRMRFHGEEFYVKPVEEMARLFADHPEALENTAGVVRSVEGPGIELGKTRLPNFPKPEGYTGSQYLRELCERGLRKRYGRRASDPEVRRRLDFELETIARMGFEDYFLIVWDFVKYAKDRGIAVGPGRGSAAGSIVAYALEITDLDPLQYSLLFERFLNPDRISMPDVDIDFSVAGRSEVMRYVTEKYGGHEHVAQIITFGTIGAKAAIRDAARIFQYPYAETDKLAKLIPEKPVGTTLKDVLRRTGDGRYEPTEKHPGAAREILRFVERDEAAKRVLDTAFEIEGYARHAGTHAAGVVISEEPLTDIVPLQRVAKDESSVMVQHPMSDVEALGLLKVDFLGLRNLDVIEETLRIVRETTGERINIREIPLDDEETLKLFARGDTFGVFQFESSGMQRMLQEVRPDRFDDLVALNALYRPGPMDYIPNFKKGKHDPESVRYPDPRLKPILEPTYGVAAYQEQLMEISKVLGGFTPGEADTLRKAIGKKKKDILATLRDKFMRGCEENGVEPGVARELWEWMEKAGGYSFNKSHSACYSFLAFQTAYLKAHYPTAYMAALLSSVMNTKDRVPQYVAEARAMGIEVLPPDVNESGKRFTVVGDTIRFGLSAVKNVGDNTVEAILASREEGGPFRDIFDFCERVDPSTYNKRTLESLIKCGAFDRTGHSRSAMLAVHTEAVERVSRGRRASSESQFAMFDLAEVAPPRPEVPATPDDPRRNLEWEKETLGLFVSDHPLRPVMHKLRKHVDLSLSELDGRQDGAVVCVAGLATSVRVSTTRKGETMAVLQLDDTRGMAEVLVFPRVYAGCSAGIREDAIVKVKGRVDRKEGIPRIVAMEVEELELAPGPDPVYLRAAAFEGRPRSLALRAFEVVRRYPGESPLILVSDGGRQEEVCTVDDSSDLFAELKQLLGPRAVSGAPPAPPEPAAAVERVS; encoded by the coding sequence TTGGCGGGGACATCCGGGGAGTTCGCCCACCTGCACTGCCACTCGGAGTACTCGATGCTGGACGGGGCCAGCAGGATCCGGGATCTCGTCGCCTTCGCGCGCGAGGAGGGGATGCCGGGGATAGCGCTCACCGACCACGGGAACATGTACGGTGCGGTGCGCTTCTACCAGGAGGCCACGAAGGCCGGGATAAAGCCGGTGATGGGCTGCGAGGTCTACGTCACCGAGTGGGGCACCCCGATGTCCGACAGGTCCCGCTCCCGCTACTACCACCTCACCCTGCTCGCCCGCACCCCCGAGGGCTACAAGAACCTCATGAAGCTCTCCACGGCCGGGTTTCTGCACGGCTTCTACTACAAGCCGCGGGTGGACGCCCGGACGCTCCGGCGGCACGGCAGGGGGATCATCTGCCTCTCCGGGTGCCTCTCGGCGGAGGTGCCGGCGCGCATCCTCGAGGGGCGGCTCGACAGGGCGCGCGAGCTCCTGCTGGAGTACGCCGAGATCTTCGACGCCGTCTACCTGGAGATGCAGGACCACGGCCTCGAGGAGCAGCGGCGGGTAAACCGGGGGCTTCTGCGGCTGCACAGAGAGACCGGGCTCCCGCTGGTGGCCACCAACGACAGCCACTACACCGCGCGGTCCGACGCCCGCATGCACGACGTATTGCTGTGCATCGGCACCGGCAAGTTCTACAACGACCCCAACCGGATGCGCTTCCACGGCGAGGAGTTCTACGTCAAGCCCGTCGAGGAGATGGCCCGGCTCTTCGCCGACCACCCCGAGGCGCTCGAGAACACCGCCGGGGTCGTCCGGAGCGTGGAGGGACCGGGCATAGAGCTCGGCAAGACCCGCCTGCCCAACTTCCCCAAGCCCGAGGGCTACACCGGCAGCCAGTACCTCAGGGAGCTGTGCGAGCGCGGGCTCAGAAAGCGCTACGGGCGGCGGGCCTCCGACCCCGAGGTCCGGCGGCGGCTGGACTTCGAGCTCGAGACCATAGCCCGCATGGGGTTCGAGGACTACTTCCTCATCGTGTGGGACTTCGTCAAGTACGCCAAGGACCGCGGCATCGCGGTGGGGCCCGGGCGGGGCTCGGCGGCGGGTTCCATCGTGGCCTACGCCCTGGAGATAACCGACCTCGACCCGCTGCAGTACTCGCTGCTCTTCGAGCGCTTCCTCAACCCCGACCGCATCAGCATGCCCGACGTGGACATAGACTTCTCGGTCGCGGGACGTTCGGAGGTCATGCGGTACGTGACCGAGAAGTACGGGGGGCACGAGCACGTCGCCCAGATCATCACCTTCGGGACCATCGGGGCCAAGGCCGCCATAAGGGATGCGGCCCGGATCTTCCAGTACCCCTACGCCGAGACCGACAAGCTCGCCAAGCTCATCCCCGAGAAGCCCGTCGGGACCACGCTCAAGGACGTGCTCCGCAGGACCGGGGACGGACGCTACGAGCCCACCGAGAAGCACCCCGGGGCAGCCCGCGAGATACTGCGCTTCGTAGAGCGGGACGAGGCGGCAAAGAGGGTGCTCGACACCGCCTTCGAGATAGAGGGCTACGCGCGCCACGCCGGGACCCACGCCGCGGGCGTCGTGATCTCCGAGGAGCCGCTTACCGACATCGTCCCGCTGCAGCGGGTGGCCAAGGACGAGAGCTCGGTGATGGTGCAGCATCCCATGAGCGACGTGGAGGCGCTCGGGCTGCTCAAGGTGGACTTCCTCGGCCTGCGGAACCTCGACGTCATCGAGGAGACCCTCAGGATCGTCCGGGAGACCACCGGCGAGCGGATAAACATCCGCGAGATACCGCTCGACGACGAGGAGACCCTGAAGCTCTTCGCCCGCGGCGACACCTTCGGGGTCTTCCAGTTCGAGTCCAGCGGCATGCAGCGCATGCTGCAGGAGGTCAGGCCCGACCGCTTCGACGACCTGGTCGCGCTCAACGCCCTCTACCGCCCGGGGCCGATGGACTACATCCCCAACTTCAAGAAGGGCAAGCACGACCCCGAGAGCGTGCGCTACCCCGACCCGCGCCTCAAGCCCATCCTCGAGCCCACCTACGGGGTCGCCGCCTACCAGGAGCAGCTCATGGAGATCTCCAAGGTTTTGGGCGGCTTCACCCCCGGCGAGGCCGACACCCTGAGGAAGGCCATCGGCAAGAAGAAGAAGGACATCCTCGCCACCCTGCGGGACAAGTTCATGCGCGGGTGCGAGGAGAACGGGGTGGAGCCCGGGGTGGCCCGGGAGCTCTGGGAGTGGATGGAGAAGGCCGGGGGCTACTCCTTCAACAAGAGCCACTCGGCCTGCTACTCCTTCCTCGCCTTCCAGACCGCCTACCTCAAGGCACACTACCCGACGGCCTACATGGCGGCGCTGCTCTCCAGCGTGATGAACACCAAGGACCGGGTGCCGCAGTACGTCGCCGAGGCGCGGGCGATGGGCATAGAGGTGCTGCCCCCGGACGTCAACGAGAGCGGCAAGCGCTTCACGGTGGTGGGAGACACCATCCGGTTCGGGCTCTCGGCGGTCAAGAACGTCGGGGACAACACGGTGGAGGCGATCCTCGCCTCCCGCGAGGAGGGCGGGCCCTTCAGGGACATCTTCGACTTCTGCGAGCGGGTGGACCCCTCCACCTACAACAAGCGGACGCTGGAGTCGCTCATCAAGTGCGGGGCCTTCGACCGCACCGGGCACTCGCGCAGCGCCATGCTCGCGGTGCACACGGAGGCCGTCGAGCGCGTCTCGCGGGGGAGGAGGGCCTCCTCGGAGAGCCAGTTCGCCATGTTCGACCTGGCGGAGGTCGCGCCCCCCAGGCCGGAGGTCCCGGCGACGCCGGACGACCCGCGGCGCAACCTGGAGTGGGAGAAGGAGACGCTCGGGCTCTTCGTCTCCGACCACCCGCTGCGCCCGGTCATGCACAAGCTGAGAAAGCACGTGGACCTCTCCCTCTCCGAGCTCGACGGGAGGCAGGACGGGGCGGTGGTCTGCGTGGCCGGGCTGGCGACCTCGGTGCGGGTGAGCACGACCCGCAAGGGGGAAACGATGGCGGTGCTCCAGCTCGACGACACCCGGGGCATGGCAGAGGTGCTGGTCTTCCCGCGGGTGTACGCGGGCTGCTCGGCCGGCATCCGGGAGGACGCCATCGTGAAGGTGAAGGGGCGGGTGGACCGCAAGGAGGGCATCCCGCGCATCGTGGCGATGGAGGTGGAGGAGCTGGAGCTCGCGCCGGGGCCCGACCCGGTGTACCTGCGCGCCGCGGCCTTCGAGGGGCGCCCGCGCTCGCTGGCGCTGCGCGCCTTCGAGGTCGTCCGGCGCTACCCGGGGGAGAGCCCCCTCATCCTCGTGTCGGACGGCGGCCGGCAGGAGGAGGTGTGCACGGTGGATGACTCCTCGGACCTCTTCGCCGAGCTCAAGCAGCTTCTCGGGCCGCGGGCCGTCTCCGGCGCGCCGCCCGCCCCGCCCGAGCCCGCCGCGGCGGTGGAGCGGGTCTCGTGA
- a CDS encoding APC family permease → MDASEARGERAGDHPALRRAVTPLLLLFFIVGDMVGGGIYALVGEVGAITGGAIWSAFLLALVLALFTAFAYAELVSKYPRAGGAASYVHRAFKTPFFTFMVAFAVVMSGVTSASALSIAFGGDYLAEFIAGPTVIIALVFILVVGFVNFYGIRESVTLNAIFTCIELGGLLLIVLIGVVALVSGSGEPSRAFEFREGVSVPLAVLSGAALSFYALIGFEDSVNVAEEVQDPQRSFPRALFGGILLAGIIYLLVTFTAAMVVPVERLAASSGPLLEVVEASPLGVPTWLFALIALFALSNGALINMIMASRLIYGMGDQGVMPSVFARVHPLRRTPWVSIAFTTLIAVGLISTGDIEDLASTTVVLLLLVFVVVNATVLVLRRDRVEHEHFRAPSVFPVLGILVCVGLLTQQEADIWLRALVLLVVGAVLYGVNYLATRYLDRRGA, encoded by the coding sequence ATGGACGCTTCCGAAGCCAGGGGGGAGAGGGCCGGGGATCACCCGGCGCTGCGGCGGGCGGTCACGCCGCTGCTTCTGCTGTTCTTCATCGTGGGGGACATGGTGGGCGGCGGGATCTACGCGCTCGTGGGGGAGGTGGGGGCCATCACCGGCGGGGCGATCTGGTCGGCCTTCCTGCTCGCCCTCGTGCTCGCCCTCTTCACCGCCTTCGCCTACGCGGAGCTGGTCTCCAAGTACCCCCGGGCCGGGGGCGCGGCCAGCTACGTCCACCGGGCGTTCAAGACCCCCTTCTTCACCTTCATGGTGGCCTTCGCCGTGGTGATGTCCGGGGTGACCTCGGCCTCGGCGCTCTCCATCGCCTTCGGCGGGGACTACCTGGCCGAGTTCATCGCGGGGCCCACGGTGATCATCGCGCTGGTCTTTATCCTGGTGGTGGGCTTCGTGAACTTCTACGGCATCCGCGAGTCGGTGACCCTGAACGCCATCTTCACCTGCATAGAGCTCGGGGGGCTGCTGCTCATCGTCCTGATCGGCGTCGTGGCGCTCGTGAGCGGGTCGGGGGAGCCCTCCCGGGCGTTCGAGTTCAGGGAGGGGGTGAGCGTCCCGCTCGCCGTGCTCTCCGGGGCGGCGCTCTCCTTCTACGCCCTCATCGGGTTCGAGGACTCGGTGAACGTCGCCGAGGAGGTGCAAGACCCGCAGCGGAGCTTCCCGCGCGCCCTCTTCGGGGGGATACTGCTCGCCGGGATCATCTATTTGCTCGTGACCTTCACCGCGGCGATGGTCGTCCCGGTGGAGCGGCTCGCCGCCTCCAGCGGGCCGCTGCTGGAGGTGGTGGAGGCCAGCCCCCTCGGGGTCCCGACCTGGCTCTTCGCCCTCATCGCGCTGTTCGCCCTCTCCAACGGGGCGCTCATCAACATGATCATGGCCTCGCGCCTGATCTACGGGATGGGCGACCAGGGGGTGATGCCCTCGGTCTTCGCCCGGGTGCATCCGCTGCGCCGCACCCCGTGGGTGTCCATCGCGTTCACCACCCTGATCGCGGTCGGCCTGATCTCGACGGGCGACATCGAGGATCTGGCGAGCACTACGGTGGTGCTGCTGCTCCTGGTGTTCGTGGTGGTGAACGCCACGGTGCTCGTGCTCCGGCGCGACCGGGTGGAGCACGAGCACTTCCGGGCGCCCTCCGTCTTCCCGGTGCTCGGCATCCTGGTGTGCGTGGGCCTGCTCACCCAGCAGGAGGCGGACATCTGGCTGAGGGCGCTGGTGCTGCTGGTGGTCGGGGCGGTCCTCTACGGGGTGAACTACCTGGCGACCCGCTACCTGGACCGCCGCGGCGCCTAG
- a CDS encoding carboxypeptidase M32, with product MSARDNHQAEDLRRLRELLAEISDLNAATALMHWDQQTYMPEGGIELRSQQLATLSRLAHERLVSPELAELLERLEGSYDPSSEEGALVRVARRDHERAARLPSRLVAQMARAASEAEPVWVRARAASDWGAFAPHLERLLELKREAAEHLGYEEHPYDALLDLYEPGARKSRLEGLFEELKAGILPLLRSIAPGGRAEERSAPLVGDFDERAQEEFGRAVLTDLGYDWSRGRQDRVVHAFCIDLGGPQDVRITTRFDPRRVDTALFTSMHEAGHAMYEQGVSPSYARSPLAGGVSMGVHESQSRLWENLVGRSRAFWEHYYPLLQKAFPGSPLERTDLEGFYRAINEVKPSPIRIDADELTYNLHVLLRFELEVAMIEGRLAVPEIPEAWDAKMEEYLSVRPEKAAEGALQDIHWADGLFGYFPSYSVGNVLSAQLFAAAVRARPEIPDEIGRGNFGPLRGWLSENVYRHGRRYEPDELIERATGAPLSAAPYLGYLREKFGALYGCR from the coding sequence ATGAGCGCCAGAGACAACCACCAAGCGGAAGACCTGCGGCGGCTCAGGGAGCTCCTCGCGGAGATCAGCGACCTGAACGCCGCAACGGCCCTGATGCACTGGGACCAGCAGACCTACATGCCAGAGGGCGGCATCGAGCTGCGCTCGCAGCAGCTGGCCACCCTGAGCCGGCTGGCCCACGAGCGCCTTGTGAGCCCGGAGCTGGCAGAGCTGCTGGAGCGGCTGGAGGGGAGCTACGACCCCTCCTCCGAGGAGGGCGCGCTGGTGCGGGTCGCCCGCCGGGACCACGAGCGGGCGGCGCGGCTCCCCTCCCGGCTGGTGGCGCAGATGGCGCGGGCGGCCTCGGAGGCGGAGCCGGTCTGGGTGCGCGCCCGCGCCGCCTCCGACTGGGGGGCCTTCGCCCCGCACCTGGAGCGGCTGCTGGAGCTCAAGCGCGAGGCGGCCGAGCACCTGGGCTACGAGGAGCACCCCTACGACGCCCTGCTCGACCTCTACGAGCCCGGCGCCCGCAAGAGCCGCCTGGAGGGGCTCTTCGAGGAGCTGAAGGCCGGCATCCTGCCGCTGCTGCGCAGCATCGCCCCCGGCGGCAGGGCGGAGGAGCGCTCGGCCCCGCTGGTGGGGGACTTCGACGAGCGAGCGCAGGAGGAGTTCGGTCGCGCCGTGCTCACCGACCTCGGCTACGACTGGAGCCGGGGCCGGCAGGACAGGGTGGTGCACGCCTTCTGCATCGACCTCGGGGGGCCGCAGGACGTGAGGATCACGACCCGGTTCGACCCCCGGCGGGTGGACACGGCGCTGTTCACCTCCATGCACGAGGCGGGGCACGCCATGTACGAGCAGGGGGTCTCCCCCTCCTACGCCCGGTCGCCGCTCGCCGGGGGCGTCTCGATGGGGGTGCACGAGTCCCAGTCGCGGCTGTGGGAGAACCTCGTCGGCCGGTCGCGGGCCTTCTGGGAGCACTACTACCCGCTGCTGCAAAAGGCCTTCCCGGGCTCCCCGCTCGAGAGGACGGACCTGGAGGGCTTCTACCGGGCCATAAACGAGGTCAAGCCCTCCCCCATCCGGATAGACGCCGACGAGCTCACCTACAACCTCCACGTGCTGCTGCGCTTCGAGCTGGAGGTGGCGATGATCGAGGGTCGCCTGGCGGTCCCCGAGATCCCGGAGGCGTGGGACGCGAAGATGGAGGAGTACCTGAGCGTCCGGCCGGAGAAGGCCGCCGAGGGAGCCCTGCAGGACATCCACTGGGCCGACGGGCTCTTCGGCTACTTCCCCTCCTACAGCGTGGGCAACGTCCTCTCGGCCCAGCTCTTCGCGGCGGCGGTGCGCGCCCGCCCCGAGATACCGGACGAGATCGGGCGCGGCAACTTCGGCCCCCTGCGGGGCTGGCTCTCGGAGAACGTCTACCGGCACGGCCGCCGCTACGAGCCGGACGAGCTGATAGAGCGGGCGACCGGCGCGCCCCTGAGCGCCGCCCCCTACCTGGGCTACCTGCGGGAGAAGTTCGGCGCCCTCTACGGCTGCCGCTAG
- a CDS encoding NAD(P)/FAD-dependent oxidoreductase, which produces MRRVFRDGALALGGALGWEVLRRRVRPRPRYRPQERPPYREFPHRVLVAGGGFAGYSAAMELCRLTRGRDDVGVMVLSRENYFTFWPMLPGVISNDVDARNLAQPLRRALIRAGASFRRAQLEGVDPERGVVRADGVEIPYDHLVLALGGEPAYFGIPGVEEHCISLRGIADAEKIRNRVIERYEEATLARGEVPDSRLSFVVIGGGATGVETVAALHELVHGALAEDYPNLHPRRVRLTLVDRNPEILKELDPALRRVARRRLERLNIRILNGATAREVLKDRVVLEDGREIPSENVIWTAGARASRKLEELPFPHHDRRGLEVDAGMRVRGFANVWGVGDCAANVDAEGNPVPPNAQAAVQEGRAVARNVLAAIDGGRPEPFRYRPLGQLVELGSRFAVNEVLGVRFSGLLASLFWRLTYLYKLESPQNRARVAADWLLDLFTEPAVTEIRR; this is translated from the coding sequence ATGAGGAGGGTCTTCAGGGACGGGGCGCTCGCGCTCGGCGGTGCGCTCGGCTGGGAGGTGCTGCGGCGCCGGGTGCGGCCCCGGCCGCGCTACCGGCCGCAGGAGCGGCCGCCCTACCGGGAGTTCCCGCACCGGGTGCTCGTGGCCGGCGGCGGGTTCGCCGGCTACTCGGCGGCCATGGAGCTGTGCCGCCTGACCCGCGGGCGGGACGACGTGGGGGTCATGGTCCTCTCCCGGGAGAACTACTTCACCTTCTGGCCCATGCTCCCCGGCGTCATCTCCAACGACGTGGACGCAAGAAACCTCGCCCAGCCCCTGCGGCGGGCCCTCATCCGGGCGGGGGCCAGCTTCCGGCGGGCGCAGCTGGAGGGGGTGGACCCGGAGCGCGGGGTGGTCCGGGCGGACGGGGTGGAGATCCCCTACGACCACCTGGTCCTCGCCCTCGGCGGCGAGCCCGCGTACTTCGGCATCCCCGGGGTGGAGGAGCACTGCATCAGCCTGCGCGGCATCGCCGACGCAGAAAAGATCCGCAACCGCGTCATAGAGCGCTACGAGGAGGCCACCCTCGCCCGCGGGGAGGTGCCGGACTCCCGGCTCTCCTTCGTGGTCATCGGGGGCGGGGCCACCGGGGTGGAGACCGTGGCCGCGCTGCACGAGCTGGTCCACGGGGCGCTCGCCGAGGACTACCCCAACCTCCACCCCCGCCGGGTGAGGCTCACGCTCGTGGACCGCAACCCCGAGATCCTCAAGGAGCTCGACCCCGCGCTGCGGCGGGTGGCCCGCAGGAGGCTCGAGCGGCTCAACATCCGCATCCTCAACGGCGCGACCGCCCGCGAGGTGCTAAAGGACCGGGTCGTGCTCGAAGACGGACGGGAGATCCCGTCGGAGAACGTGATCTGGACCGCGGGCGCGAGGGCCAGCCGGAAGCTCGAGGAGCTCCCCTTCCCGCACCACGACCGCCGGGGGCTCGAGGTGGACGCCGGCATGCGCGTCCGGGGCTTCGCGAACGTGTGGGGGGTGGGCGACTGCGCGGCGAACGTCGACGCCGAGGGCAACCCCGTGCCGCCCAACGCCCAGGCCGCCGTGCAGGAGGGGAGGGCCGTCGCCCGCAACGTCCTCGCCGCCATAGACGGCGGCAGGCCCGAGCCCTTCCGCTACCGGCCGCTCGGGCAGCTGGTGGAGCTCGGCAGCAGGTTCGCCGTGAACGAGGTGCTGGGGGTTCGCTTCTCCGGCCTGCTGGCCTCCCTCTTCTGGCGGCTCACCTACCTGTACAAGCTCGAGAGCCCGCAGAACCGGGCCCGGGTCGCCGCCGACTGGCTCCTCGACCTCTTCACCGAGCCCGCGGTCACCGAGATACGCCGCTAG
- the hisZ gene encoding ATP phosphoribosyltransferase regulatory subunit, which yields MRSRAARKFSTTPGTRDVLPPESTRLLDVQRRVLGRFRLHGFREVITPALEYAEVVEEARLRDSAFKLFDPDNQMLLLRPEMTTPIARLVSQRLRNAPPPFKLSYSLPVYRRSEVGRGQSAEFHQAGVEVVGSASPGEDAGTIALLVEALEAAGLGPGEDFMVVLGQAAFYRGFLERSCPEVAPALLSALAGKDLVRVEELSRRLPDAVAAGARGIPRLVGPASDGAVLEEAERYASGGGGAALENLRAILELLGAHGRLEAVMLDLGLIGRHDYYTGAVYEVYAAGLGFTVANGGRYDNLLRRFGEPLPATGFAISLERLVSVLPPERPAPLLVLVGEDAEAVRAARALRGEGVPVLHVSGGLAPEEAERYARSVDARWVGYPAPGGVKLREVGEGGFWLLAVEEAARRVLG from the coding sequence ATGAGGTCCAGGGCCGCCAGGAAGTTCTCCACCACGCCCGGCACCCGCGACGTACTGCCGCCGGAGTCCACCCGGCTGCTCGACGTCCAGCGGCGGGTGCTCGGCCGCTTCCGGCTGCACGGGTTCAGGGAAGTGATCACGCCGGCCCTGGAGTACGCCGAGGTGGTGGAGGAGGCCCGCCTGCGGGACTCGGCCTTCAAGCTCTTCGACCCGGACAACCAGATGCTGCTTTTGCGCCCGGAGATGACCACCCCCATCGCCCGGCTGGTCTCCCAGCGCCTGCGGAACGCCCCCCCGCCGTTCAAGCTCTCCTACAGCCTGCCCGTCTACCGCCGGTCGGAGGTGGGCCGGGGCCAGAGCGCGGAGTTCCACCAGGCGGGGGTGGAGGTCGTCGGGTCGGCCAGCCCGGGGGAGGACGCCGGGACGATAGCCCTCCTGGTGGAGGCGCTCGAGGCGGCGGGGCTCGGGCCGGGGGAGGACTTCATGGTCGTCCTGGGTCAGGCTGCCTTCTACCGGGGCTTTCTGGAGAGGAGCTGCCCGGAGGTCGCGCCGGCGCTGCTCTCGGCGCTCGCGGGCAAGGATCTCGTCCGGGTCGAGGAGCTCTCGCGCCGGCTGCCCGACGCGGTCGCCGCCGGGGCGCGCGGCATACCGCGCCTCGTCGGCCCGGCCTCCGACGGGGCGGTGCTGGAGGAGGCGGAGCGCTACGCCTCCGGCGGCGGGGGCGCGGCGCTGGAGAACCTGCGCGCGATCCTGGAGCTTTTGGGGGCGCACGGGCGGCTGGAGGCCGTGATGCTGGACCTCGGGCTCATCGGCCGCCACGACTACTACACGGGGGCGGTCTACGAGGTCTACGCCGCAGGCCTGGGCTTCACGGTGGCCAACGGCGGCCGCTACGACAACCTGCTGCGCCGCTTCGGGGAGCCGCTCCCGGCGACGGGGTTCGCCATCTCGCTGGAGCGGCTGGTCTCGGTGCTGCCGCCGGAGAGGCCCGCCCCGCTGCTGGTGCTCGTCGGGGAGGACGCGGAGGCGGTGCGCGCCGCCCGCGCGCTGCGGGGGGAGGGTGTCCCGGTGCTGCACGTCTCCGGAGGGCTCGCCCCGGAGGAGGCCGAGCGCTACGCCCGCTCGGTGGACGCCCGCTGGGTTGGCTACCCGGCCCCGGGCGGGGTGAAGCTGCGGGAGGTGGGGGAGGGCGGCTTTTGGCTTCTCGCGGTGGAGGAGGCCGCGCGGAGGGTTCTGGGTTGA
- a CDS encoding FmdB family zinc ribbon protein has product MPIYEYRCERGHIFDVMQRISEPPLAACRECGAPVQKVLHPVAISFKGSGFYSTDYGNGSRNGDSNGAKKEGGEKAASKKEPAASKKED; this is encoded by the coding sequence ATGCCGATCTACGAGTACAGATGCGAGAGAGGCCACATCTTTGACGTGATGCAGCGGATCTCCGAGCCCCCGCTCGCCGCCTGCCGCGAGTGCGGTGCCCCGGTGCAGAAGGTGCTGCACCCGGTGGCGATCTCCTTCAAGGGCTCGGGCTTCTACTCCACCGACTACGGGAACGGCTCCCGCAACGGCGACTCCAACGGCGCCAAGAAGGAGGGCGGGGAGAAGGCCGCCTCGAAGAAGGAGCCCGCCGCCTCCAAAAAGGAGGACTAG
- the hisG gene encoding ATP phosphoribosyltransferase, translating to MRGLRIAVPKGAIFEDALRALEAAGLPAGALRGNGRRLFHRAGGVEFIVSRPSDVPVFVEHGAADVGIVGKDVLEEQEPNVMELVDLGSGACRMVLAAPRERASQVERAIAHAEVVRVATKFPRTARRYFEEMGRQAEVIELHGSVELAPLVGLSECIVDLTATGTTLRENDLEVLDEISRSTARLIANRGSYRLRHAEIRGLLASVGREGRPVGG from the coding sequence TTGAGGGGCCTCCGGATAGCGGTGCCGAAAGGCGCGATCTTCGAGGACGCCCTGCGGGCGCTCGAGGCGGCGGGGCTTCCCGCCGGGGCGCTGCGGGGCAACGGGCGCAGGCTCTTCCACCGGGCGGGGGGCGTGGAGTTCATCGTCAGCCGCCCCTCGGACGTGCCGGTCTTCGTGGAGCACGGGGCGGCGGACGTCGGGATCGTGGGCAAGGACGTGCTGGAGGAGCAGGAGCCGAACGTGATGGAGCTCGTGGACCTGGGCAGCGGGGCTTGCAGGATGGTCCTCGCCGCCCCGCGGGAGAGGGCCTCGCAGGTGGAGCGGGCCATCGCCCACGCCGAGGTGGTGCGGGTGGCCACCAAGTTCCCGCGGACGGCGCGGCGCTACTTCGAGGAGATGGGGCGCCAGGCCGAGGTCATCGAGCTGCACGGCTCGGTGGAGCTGGCCCCGCTCGTGGGGCTCTCCGAGTGCATAGTGGACCTGACGGCCACCGGCACCACGCTGCGCGAGAACGACCTGGAGGTGCTCGACGAGATCTCGCGCTCCACCGCCCGCCTGATCGCCAACCGCGGCTCCTACCGGCTGCGGCACGCGGAGATCCGGGGCCTCCTCGCCTCGGTCGGCAGGGAGGGGAGGCCCGTTGGCGGCTAG